One window of the Hoplias malabaricus isolate fHopMal1 chromosome Y, fHopMal1.hap1, whole genome shotgun sequence genome contains the following:
- the LOC136677930 gene encoding uncharacterized protein, which translates to MAFLLRFCFRGDTSDTDSPELDTLNNNEEKNKVRNRIKKKRMIKWWKKEHCREEKNGVISESLQAAAGELEVECVSLTSETPECSGHKVITEDVIAKTESTSQKGHRPQALEVTLQPETEDMTIKGFLDIYLELEDTVNKAWGLMRRRAVSKARSKAKHHLIRTMVSKLMGAQELGGACLSFKRIEIETMVAEDHLNTHLDQTEGSLDTALAGNESETGMAESEAEAILGHQDTDQGQGDELKEGETLNTSSTGAQADTIQEVLDTLLLDVEVQSLAGHNLKLESAPAETEVSEEHLHFIDTEPSTSRLDEDLARPEQSEVSNNDQPLDEKYEMADGPTPGHNKKKKKKRKGTRVNYPEETRECTLGQQESKEATALPSEVTPPQVNPPQKPCRLHRRPRWRPHLPTIKEERFPNPALPSPSLHLTVGPSASTKRDRKFTATPLGTGPKAQGLVGVYLTEDVKHLQDVSMEKMSLSPACLQAWINLFL; encoded by the exons ATGGCTTTCCTTCTGAGATTCTGCTTCAGAGGGGACACCTCAGACACAGATAGTCCAGAGTTGGACACACTGAACAACAATGAAGAGAAGAACAAGGTGAGAAACAGAATTAAGAAGAAGAGGATGATAAAATGGTGGAAGAAGGAGCACTGTCGTGAAGAAAAAAATGGAGTTATCAGTGAGAGTCTGCAGGCCGCAGCTGGAGAACTGGAAGTGGAGTGTGTGTCCCTCACCTCAGAGACACCAGAGTGTAGTGGACACAAGGTCATCACTGAAGATGTCATCGCTAAGACAGAGAGCACCAGCCAAAAGGGTCaca GACCCCAAGCTCTGGAGGTGACTCTACAACCCGAGACAGAGGACATGACCATCAAAGGGTTCCTGGACATTTACCTGGAGCTAGAAGACACTGTCAACAAAGCTTGGG GATTAATGAGGAGGAGAGCTGTGTCCAAGGCCAGATCCAAAGCCAAACACCATCTGATCCGGACAATGGTGTCCAAATTGATGGGAGCTCAGGAGCTGGGGGGTGCCTGCCTCAGCTTCAAACGAATCG agatagagacaaTGGTCGCTGAAGACCATTTGAACACACACCTGGACCAGACTGAAGGCTCACTAGACACAGCTCTGG CAGGGAATGAGTCAGAGACAGGGATGGCGGAATCGGAGGCTGAAGCCATCCTGGGACATCAGGACACTGACCAGGGACAGG GTGATGAGTTGAAAGAAGGGGAGACACTTAACACATCTTCCACTGGAGCTCAGGCGGACACCATCCAAGAGGTTTTGGACACTCTGCTGCTGGATGTAGAAGTGCAGTCTCTAG CAGGACATAATCTGAAGTTGGAGAGTGCTCCAGCTGAGACTGAGGTCTCTGAGGAGCACCTTCACTTCATTGACACCGAACCCAGCACTTCCCGACTGG ATGAAGACCTTGCCAGGCCAGAGCAGAGTGAGGTCAGCAACAATGACCAGCCCCTGG ATGAAAAGTATGAAATGGCCGATGGTCCGACCCCTGGCCacaacaagaaaaagaaaaagaaaaggaaaggaacGAGGGTAAATTatccagaggaaaccagagagTGCACTCTGGGACAACAGGAGTCTAAAGAAGCTACAGCACTGCCAAGTGAGGTGACTCCACCTCAAGTGAATCCACCTCAAAAACCCTGTAGGCTGCACAGGAGGCCCAGGTGGAGACCACACCTTCCAACAATTAAGGAAGAGAG GTTCCCAAATCCAGctcttccctccccctctctacacctcaccgtgggcccttcggctagcaccaagagagacaggaaattcACCGCCACTCCCCTGGGAACAGGACCTAAAGCACAAG GGCTGGTAGGCGTATATTTGACAGAAGATGTCAAACACCTTCAGGATGTCTCCATGGAGAAAATGAGTCTTTCACCTGCATGTCTGCAGGCCTGGATTAACCTTTTCCTGTGA